One genomic region from Anabaena sp. PCC 7108 encodes:
- a CDS encoding transposase encodes MRLKGYDYSQEGAYFITICTHNRECLFGNIINSQMQLNEYGDAVIKEWLKTPELRPNIELDKFIVMPNHLHAIMIISWHMRSHSITTLNTFLRSPSQTVGAIIRGFKSTVTKQLNQIRNLPATPIWQRNYYESIIRNENDLNCIREYIINNPGQWDLDDENPAKHKHIT; translated from the coding sequence ATTCGCCTTAAAGGATATGATTATTCCCAAGAAGGCGCATACTTTATCACGATATGTACTCATAATCGTGAGTGTCTGTTTGGAAATATAATAAATTCTCAAATGCAGTTAAATGAATATGGTGATGCAGTTATTAAAGAATGGTTAAAAACTCCTGAATTACGTCCAAATATTGAATTGGATAAATTCATTGTGATGCCTAATCACTTACACGCAATCATGATTATTTCTTGGCATATGCGATCGCATTCTATCACTACATTGAATACCTTTTTGCGATCGCCTTCCCAAACTGTTGGTGCAATTATACGGGGGTTTAAAAGTACCGTCACTAAACAACTTAACCAAATTCGTAATTTGCCGGCGACACCAATATGGCAGCGCAATTACTATGAATCTATTATTCGCAATGAAAATGATCTAAATTGTATTCGAGAATACATTATAAATAATCCAGGACAATGGGATTTGGATGATGAAAATCCTGCCAAACACAAACATATCACGTAG